CTCTCCAGCCAAACCCCCAGCCTGACACGTGAGCCACCAGCCTGGCAGAACCAGAAGCAAGTTACTGATGGTTACAAATTTGAATCCCAACTTGAACTGACCCTGAACCCCACCCCTCTGCAGCTCCTCAGTCAGTGCAATGTCAGAACGTCTTGCAACCTCCCACGCACTGGGCAGCAACACCAGGACCACAGGGTCAAGGAGACTGGTGGTCTAAAGAGGCCACCAATCTCTGCACTTAAGGGTCACTCTCTGAATGACACGTGGTTCCAACAGTCATCTCCAGATGATTACTGTCCCCCAAAGCTAAGAACACAGAAAAGTTTCACTGAGGTATCTCAGCTCTCTCTGCATAACGTTGGCTTTTCCGTAGACAAGCGCTCGATCAGTCTGCATGGATTCCAGAGGGACAGAGATGCAGGTCCTTCAATTGCAACCCAGGTGGCTAGAAGCAGGAACCCCATCAATGCACTTAATTTCACTGAGCAACTGACCCCGCTACAGCAAACCCCAAGAGGATCCATGGAGTCCTTGGCCCTATCCAAGACTCAAGGTGAGTGTGGACATGGCCACCATTTTCCCTTGCTACTGTAAAATGACCTTAACACCTTGTCGTCCCCCGCAGGTAACACGGCCGAAGGAGATGGGAAGCGACAAGAACACCTGTCTCATTTCTCCATGCCTGATTTGAGCAAAGACTCTGGAATGAACGTCTCAGAAAAAAACATAGACGCCCTTAAGTCCTCAGTTCAATTCCGAAGCTCCGACTCCCTTCACAGTGTCAATGGTGGTCAGCCCTACATGGAAATAAATCCCTCCGGGTCCTCTCAGTACCAGTTGCAGTTTTGTGATCCCTCCACTGTGGCTGCGGGGAGGATCACGGCTCATTTACCACCCGGATTCACCTACCAGGAGGAAGACAAGTTGGGTTTGGTGAGCAGTGCCAATGCTGCCCGCCTGCCACCTATAAGTGAGCGCAGGGTGAGTAGTGGTGCCGGGGGAGGCGCAAGAGGAGCAAGCGTCAGGATTGAAGTACCAGAGGAAGCTCCTCAGAGACGcagacaccaccaccaccaccaccgctccAGACGATCCCAGCGTTCCCGCTCAGAAAACGCTCTCAACTTGGTTGCAGAGTGCAGGGTGAGACCTCACGAAAGAACACCACATAATGTGCGAGAGGATTACGATCGCTTCCCTCCCCCAAGGAGTTCCAGGGACCAGTTTAGAGTCGGAGGAGGAGGGAGATACCATCCTCAACTATTTCGGCAGTGCCCCAGGACCACATCTGACTTAACGCTCCAAAACCCCGGGGCTGGCCGGCGTATGGGTATGAATCGATACTCTTGGGATGACTatgatgacgactggtgctccaCTTGCTCTTCTTCATCAGAATCAGAGGACGAAGGTTACTTTCTTGGGGAGCCGATACCACGACCCCTCCAGATGCGCTACCTCAGCAATCAGGAACTCGTCCACAAATACAGCACGGGAATGGGAGGAGCAAACCGCAGTGCACAGTTAACCACACATAAACGGCGAAAAAGCAAAAACTGCATTATTTCGTAACATTTTCGCATCTGCTACAGTATCAACTAATAATCTCCAACTGGAGAATGAGTGGACTAAGGCCCACTGTATTGTTCATCAATAGTCCTCATCAAACTGTGGTTGTAAAAACACAGcaatgtttgcatgtttttgtaattttttcctGTCTAATGCAGTGCTCTTTcaatgtttttccccccaaaaagatgatgtgcaatttttttagaTGGAGGTATTCGGTTTGGtacagtttaacttttcatgGTGTGATGTTTTAGAATAGGATGTGCTGTTCCATTGGGTTCATACTATGTACATAGATAATTGAACTAATAATTTTACTTAAGTTAAGGACATCagtgtaaataataaataaatagggtGTAAGTGAGTcctcatatttttatattttgtatggATAGAATCGCTTATGTATTAAATATGTATCACGTACAGTAGATGATACCAAAATATGCACGTGTGGCTTGGCAGACCTGGTCCTTCATTTGGAATGAAGGATTATTTCAGCGATTTAATTCAGATGACAGCTTGTGTCCATCTCTAGAgagcgtgttaaaaaaaaaaaaaaacgcacatcTGTTCACTGTAACGCTTGCCTACATGTTTGGTGCATACATGAATAATGGAGTGGAGTTTGAAGTagagttgaatttgtaattcGGTATGTGCAAGATGGCAGCtacatgtattttaaacatAGAATCCGGTTTAAGGCCATCACTGAAGAAATAGAGCAGACTGATTTTGTAGTATAATTTGCATAGTTGGCAAACTCAGTCTTAATAAGTAACGTTTTTTTCTGCCAGGTCTCCCTCTACAGTCATAAATGACTTTACTGAGGCTGAACAAGCCAAGCCAATGGATCTTCCTGCGAAACTCTATAAAACTGTTATAACATcctgttttgaaataaaaattgacTGATGATTTGACTGCGCTAGAAAGTTTGTAAAGGTATAAGGCTTATACTATAAGCATCGCACACACCTCAACAGTGATGTAATTGATCCAACACACTGAAACAAGTGTGTCACAATGATCATCAAGCcaaagcacatacagtataatcacAGCAAAttacagccacacacacacctcagggAATCAGGTATAATGCAGGAGTCCGAGAATGCCTG
This portion of the Syngnathoides biaculeatus isolate LvHL_M chromosome 10, ASM1980259v1, whole genome shotgun sequence genome encodes:
- the prickle2b gene encoding prickle-like protein 2b isoform X4 — translated: MPVEMEKTVTKLMYDFQRNSTSDDDSGCALEEYAWVPPGLKPEQVHQYYSSLPEDKVPYVNSPGEKYRIKQLLHQLPPHDNEVRYCNSLDDEEKRELKLFSNQRKRENLGRGNVRPFPVTMTGAICEQCGGQINGGDIAVFASRAGHALCWHPACFVCSMCNELLVDLIYFYQDGKIYCGRHHAERLKPRCTACDEIILADECTEAEGRHWHMKHFCCFECETMLGGQRYIMKEGRPYCCSCFESLYAEYCDSCGEHIGIDQGQMTYDGQHWHASEGCFCCARCKRSLLGRPFLPKQGQIFCSRSCSLGEEPNGSDSSDSAFQSARSTRESRRSSKATKSVGGGQTETLSGEEDPLSLQMDLLSLSSQTPSLTREPPAWQNQKQVTDGYKFESQLELTLNPTPLQLLSQCNVRTSCNLPRTGQQHQDHRVKETGGLKRPPISALKGHSLNDTWFQQSSPDDYCPPKLRTQKSFTEVSQLSLHNVGFSVDKRSISLHGFQRDRDAGPSIATQVARSRNPINALNFTEQLTPLQQTPRGSMESLALSKTQGNTAEGDGKRQEHLSHFSMPDLSKDSGMNVSEKNIDALKSSVQFRSSDSLHSVNGGQPYMEINPSGSSQYQLQFCDPSTVAAGRITAHLPPGFTYQEEDKLGLVSSANAARLPPISERRVSSGAGGGARGASVRIEVPEEAPQRRRHHHHHHRSRRSQRSRSENALNLVAECRVRPHERTPHNVREDYDRFPPPRSSRDQFRVGGGGRYHPQLFRQCPRTTSDLTLQNPGAGRRMGMNRYSWDDYDDDWCSTCSSSSESEDEGYFLGEPIPRPLQMRYLSNQELVHKYSTGMGGANRSAQLTTHKRRKSKNCIIS
- the prickle2b gene encoding prickle-like protein 2b isoform X2, coding for MFRRSLKKRDDHRSKPADEPQRRVSCCASKDKCPGFTLHKWRKICVHCKCRWEEHAVTAMPVEMEKTVTKLMYDFQRNSTSDDDSGCALEEYAWVPPGLKPEQVHQYYSSLPEDKVPYVNSPGEKYRIKQLLHQLPPHDNEVRYCNSLDDEEKRELKLFSNQRKRENLGRGNVRPFPVTMTGAICEQCGGQINGGDIAVFASRAGHALCWHPACFVCSMCNELLVDLIYFYQDGKIYCGRHHAERLKPRCTACDEIILADECTEAEGRHWHMKHFCCFECETMLGGQRYIMKEGRPYCCSCFESLYAEYCDSCGEHIGIDQGQMTYDGQHWHASEGCFCCARCKRSLLGRPFLPKQGQIFCSRSCSLGEEPNGSDSSDSAFQSARSTRESRRSSKATKSVGGGQTETLSGEEDPLSLQMDLLSLSSQTPSLTREPPAWQNQKQVTDGYKFESQLELTLNPTPLQLLSQCNVRTSCNLPRTGQQHQDHRVKETGGLKRPPISALKGHSLNDTWFQQSSPDDYCPPKLRTQKSFTEVSQLSLHNVGFSVDKRSISLHGFQRDRDAGPSIATQVARSRNPINALNFTEQLTPLQQTPRGSMESLALSKTQGNTAEGDGKRQEHLSHFSMPDLSKDSGMNVSEKNIDALKSSVQFRSSDSLHSVNGGQPYMEINPSGSSQYQLQFCDPSTVAAGRITAHLPPGFTYQEEDKLGLVSSANAARLPPISERRVSSGAGGGARGASVRIEVPEEAPQRRRHHHHHHRSRRSQRSRSENALNLVAECRVRPHERTPHNVREDYDRFPPPRSSRDQFRVGGGGRYHPQLFRQCPRTTSDLTLQNPGAGRRMGMNRYSWDDYDDDWCSTCSSSSESEDEGYFLGEPIPRPLQMRYLSNQELVHKYSTGMGGANRSAQLTTHKRRKSKNCIIS
- the prickle2b gene encoding prickle-like protein 2b isoform X3; this encodes MFRRSLKKRDDHRSPADEPQRRVSCCASKDKCPGFTLHKWRKICVHCKCRWEEHAVTAMPVEMEKTVTKLMYDFQRNSTSDDDSGCALEEYAWVPPGLKPEQVHQYYSSLPEDKVPYVNSPGEKYRIKQLLHQLPPHDNEVRYCNSLDDEEKRELKLFSNQRKRENLGRGNVRPFPVTMTGAICEQCGGQINGGDIAVFASRAGHALCWHPACFVCSMCNELLVDLIYFYQDGKIYCGRHHAERLKPRCTACDEIILADECTEAEGRHWHMKHFCCFECETMLGGQRYIMKEGRPYCCSCFESLYAEYCDSCGEHIGIDQGQMTYDGQHWHASEGCFCCARCKRSLLGRPFLPKQGQIFCSRSCSLGEEPNGSDSSDSAFQSARSTRESRRSSKATKSVGGGQTETLSGEEDPLSLQMDLLSLSSQTPSLTREPPAWQNQKQVTDGYKFESQLELTLNPTPLQLLSQCNVRTSCNLPRTGQQHQDHRVKETGGLKRPPISALKGHSLNDTWFQQSSPDDYCPPKLRTQKSFTEVSQLSLHNVGFSVDKRSISLHGFQRDRDAGPSIATQVARSRNPINALNFTEQLTPLQQTPRGSMESLALSKTQGNTAEGDGKRQEHLSHFSMPDLSKDSGMNVSEKNIDALKSSVQFRSSDSLHSVNGGQPYMEINPSGSSQYQLQFCDPSTVAAGRITAHLPPGFTYQEEDKLGLVSSANAARLPPISERRVSSGAGGGARGASVRIEVPEEAPQRRRHHHHHHRSRRSQRSRSENALNLVAECRVRPHERTPHNVREDYDRFPPPRSSRDQFRVGGGGRYHPQLFRQCPRTTSDLTLQNPGAGRRMGMNRYSWDDYDDDWCSTCSSSSESEDEGYFLGEPIPRPLQMRYLSNQELVHKYSTGMGGANRSAQLTTHKRRKSKNCIIS
- the prickle2b gene encoding prickle-like protein 2b isoform X1; this translates as MEGQRIGPPFLASPPASPVSPKRVTLHQPDPAAPPTMSSPVLPWRLKICVHCKCRWEEHAVTAMPVEMEKTVTKLMYDFQRNSTSDDDSGCALEEYAWVPPGLKPEQVHQYYSSLPEDKVPYVNSPGEKYRIKQLLHQLPPHDNEVRYCNSLDDEEKRELKLFSNQRKRENLGRGNVRPFPVTMTGAICEQCGGQINGGDIAVFASRAGHALCWHPACFVCSMCNELLVDLIYFYQDGKIYCGRHHAERLKPRCTACDEIILADECTEAEGRHWHMKHFCCFECETMLGGQRYIMKEGRPYCCSCFESLYAEYCDSCGEHIGIDQGQMTYDGQHWHASEGCFCCARCKRSLLGRPFLPKQGQIFCSRSCSLGEEPNGSDSSDSAFQSARSTRESRRSSKATKSVGGGQTETLSGEEDPLSLQMDLLSLSSQTPSLTREPPAWQNQKQVTDGYKFESQLELTLNPTPLQLLSQCNVRTSCNLPRTGQQHQDHRVKETGGLKRPPISALKGHSLNDTWFQQSSPDDYCPPKLRTQKSFTEVSQLSLHNVGFSVDKRSISLHGFQRDRDAGPSIATQVARSRNPINALNFTEQLTPLQQTPRGSMESLALSKTQGNTAEGDGKRQEHLSHFSMPDLSKDSGMNVSEKNIDALKSSVQFRSSDSLHSVNGGQPYMEINPSGSSQYQLQFCDPSTVAAGRITAHLPPGFTYQEEDKLGLVSSANAARLPPISERRVSSGAGGGARGASVRIEVPEEAPQRRRHHHHHHRSRRSQRSRSENALNLVAECRVRPHERTPHNVREDYDRFPPPRSSRDQFRVGGGGRYHPQLFRQCPRTTSDLTLQNPGAGRRMGMNRYSWDDYDDDWCSTCSSSSESEDEGYFLGEPIPRPLQMRYLSNQELVHKYSTGMGGANRSAQLTTHKRRKSKNCIIS